One part of the Brevundimonas subvibrioides ATCC 15264 genome encodes these proteins:
- a CDS encoding GumC family protein → MNNLMPIRAPGARPAQSGDMDGAAPEGVDLQRLIALFRRRLPLFLAVGLVVMVGAVIVTVRSTPLYTATSSLMINTRTETVVDAQAVLSGLSADTGVVDTEIEILKSRQLAQRVVETLKLEDDAEFNPALAEPGPIASVVGGIGTLFGAAAPDAARAQLTAVQAQKQKERVVDNVLGRLSVRRSGLTYVMNVGFTSRDPAKAARIANTFAERYLLEQLEAKFDATRQANSWLNTRLGELRGEVQQAEAAVEQYRTANNLLSASGATLTEQEISTYNQQLATVRATQAEAEARLRTARAQLSAGSNGDDVGEALGSQVVQQLRAQRAEVSGRVADLTSRYGPRHPDMLRAERELADIDAQIQAEIRRIISNLEAQVQVARERTGSMAGSLGSARGTLAANNAAGVRLNELQRNAESVKTLYESFLGRFQETSGSEGIEESDARIVSPAAIPTRASSPNVPLNLTLGLVLAMGAGFAAVVLAIMLDTGIITGEDIEHKFGLPHLGSVPLLSSVADPQDRDETPADYIIQKPLSSFAEAVRAMRASILFSRIGHTIQVITLTSALPSEGKTTTALCLARVAAQSGLRVILVDCDLRRRNVNRLLGVEPESGLVEVLNRTVSLDQATLLDEPSGARILPLAKNSFTPKDVFGTAAMDELLVHLRAQFDLVILDTAPVLAVSDTRLVAAKSDAVVFLARWRKTPEKAISASIRILEQSGAHIAGVGMTQVDMKAQARYGYGDAGYYYGDYKKYYAA, encoded by the coding sequence ATGAACAATCTGATGCCCATTCGCGCTCCCGGCGCTCGTCCGGCCCAATCCGGTGACATGGACGGCGCGGCTCCAGAGGGAGTCGATCTGCAGCGCTTGATTGCCCTGTTCCGGCGTCGACTGCCGCTGTTTCTGGCTGTCGGCCTGGTGGTCATGGTGGGGGCAGTGATCGTCACGGTGCGCTCCACGCCGCTTTACACCGCCACCTCCAGCCTGATGATCAACACCCGGACCGAGACCGTGGTCGACGCTCAGGCGGTGTTGTCCGGACTGTCGGCGGACACCGGCGTGGTCGATACAGAGATCGAGATCCTGAAGTCGCGCCAACTCGCCCAGCGCGTGGTCGAAACTCTCAAGCTCGAAGACGACGCTGAGTTCAACCCCGCCCTCGCCGAGCCCGGGCCGATCGCCTCGGTCGTCGGCGGCATCGGCACCCTGTTCGGGGCCGCAGCACCCGACGCCGCGCGCGCTCAGCTGACTGCGGTCCAGGCCCAGAAACAGAAAGAACGGGTCGTCGACAATGTACTGGGCCGCCTGTCGGTCCGGCGCTCAGGGCTGACCTATGTGATGAATGTCGGTTTCACTTCGAGGGATCCAGCCAAGGCGGCACGCATCGCCAATACTTTCGCTGAGCGGTATCTGCTGGAGCAGCTCGAGGCCAAGTTCGATGCAACCCGTCAGGCCAACAGCTGGCTGAACACCCGGTTGGGCGAACTGCGCGGCGAAGTGCAGCAGGCGGAGGCAGCCGTCGAACAATATCGCACAGCCAACAACCTTCTCAGCGCGTCGGGTGCCACTCTGACCGAGCAGGAAATTTCGACCTACAACCAGCAACTGGCGACAGTTCGCGCGACCCAGGCCGAGGCTGAGGCGCGTCTGCGTACGGCGCGCGCGCAGTTGTCCGCCGGATCGAACGGCGACGACGTCGGCGAGGCGCTCGGCTCGCAAGTGGTGCAGCAGCTGCGGGCCCAGCGCGCCGAGGTGTCCGGCCGCGTGGCCGATCTGACCAGCCGCTACGGACCGCGCCATCCGGACATGCTGCGGGCTGAGCGGGAGCTGGCCGACATCGACGCGCAGATCCAGGCCGAGATTCGCCGGATCATCTCCAACCTCGAAGCTCAGGTGCAGGTTGCGCGCGAGCGTACGGGTTCCATGGCGGGAAGCCTCGGCTCTGCCCGTGGCACCTTGGCGGCCAACAATGCGGCCGGCGTTCGGCTGAACGAACTTCAACGCAATGCGGAATCGGTCAAGACCCTCTATGAGAGCTTCCTGGGTCGCTTTCAGGAAACCTCCGGTTCCGAAGGAATCGAGGAGTCCGACGCCCGTATCGTGTCGCCCGCCGCGATCCCGACGCGGGCCAGTTCTCCCAATGTGCCGCTCAATCTGACGCTCGGTCTTGTCCTGGCCATGGGGGCCGGCTTCGCCGCAGTTGTTCTGGCCATCATGCTCGACACCGGCATCATCACGGGCGAAGACATCGAGCACAAGTTCGGCCTGCCCCACCTGGGCTCGGTGCCGCTGCTGTCTTCGGTCGCCGATCCGCAGGACCGTGACGAAACACCGGCGGACTACATCATACAGAAGCCGCTTTCGAGCTTCGCCGAGGCGGTACGGGCCATGCGCGCCTCCATCCTGTTCTCCCGGATCGGTCACACCATCCAGGTCATCACCCTGACCTCGGCCCTTCCCTCAGAAGGCAAAACCACGACGGCGCTCTGCCTGGCCCGGGTCGCCGCCCAGTCTGGGCTGAGGGTTATTCTGGTCGATTGCGATCTGCGCCGTCGCAACGTCAATCGGCTACTGGGCGTGGAGCCCGAGTCGGGGCTTGTCGAGGTCCTGAACCGTACCGTCAGCCTGGATCAGGCCACGCTGCTCGACGAGCCCTCGGGTGCACGGATTCTTCCCCTGGCCAAGAACAGCTTCACACCCAAGGACGTGTTCGGAACTGCTGCCATGGATGAACTGTTGGTGCATCTACGCGCCCAGTTTGATCTCGTGATCCTCGACACCGCGCCAGTGCTGGCGGTCTCCGACACGCGTCTGGTGGCGGCCAAGTCGGATGCCGTCGTCTTCCTGGCCCGTTGGCGCAAGACGCCCGAGAAGGCGATTTCAGCGAGCATCCGCATCCTCGAGCAGTCCGGAGCCCATATCGCGGGCGTGGGTATGACCCAGGTCGATATGAAGGCCCAGGCCCGCTACGGCTATGGCGACGCAGGCTACTACTACGGCGACTACAAGAAATACTACGCGGCCTGA